A portion of the Bacillus thuringiensis genome contains these proteins:
- the ilvN gene encoding acetolactate synthase small subunit produces MKRIVTATVRNQSGVLNRITGVMTRRHFNIESISVGHTESSDISRMTIVVHVESEQQVEQLIKQLHKQIDVLKVSDITEEAMIARELALIKVATSVARAELYSLIEPFRAAVIDVGKDSIVVQVTGTQDKVEALIELLRPYGLKEIARTGVTAFTRSMKKQDKQVMLIQ; encoded by the coding sequence GTGAAGAGAATTGTTACAGCGACAGTTCGTAATCAGAGCGGTGTGTTAAATAGAATTACAGGTGTTATGACCCGAAGGCATTTTAATATTGAAAGTATTTCAGTGGGGCATACGGAATCATCGGATATTTCACGGATGACGATAGTTGTGCATGTGGAAAGTGAACAGCAAGTTGAGCAGTTAATTAAACAACTGCATAAGCAAATCGATGTTCTGAAAGTATCAGATATTACAGAAGAAGCAATGATTGCTAGAGAGCTTGCTCTTATTAAAGTAGCAACTTCTGTAGCAAGGGCGGAATTATATAGTTTAATTGAACCGTTTCGAGCCGCTGTAATAGATGTTGGGAAGGATTCCATAGTTGTGCAAGTAACAGGTACACAAGATAAAGTGGAAGCGTTAATTGAATTACTTAGACCATACGGTTTGAAAGAAATTGCGAGAACAGGTGTAACAGCATTTACACGTAGTATGAAAAAAC
- the ilvB gene encoding acetolactate synthase large subunit encodes MSSKTEEKLATGAQLLLEALEKEGVEVIFGYPGGAVLPLYDALYDCEIPHILTRHEQGAIHAAEGYARITGNPGVVIATSGPGATNVITGLADAMIDSLPLVVFTGQVATTLIGSDAFQEADIMGLTMPVTKHNYQVRKASDLPRIIKEAFHIAKTGRPGPVVIDLPKDMVVEKGERCSNVQMDLPGYNPNYEPNLLQINKLLQAIETAKKPLILAGAGILHAKASKELTSFARKYEIPVVHTLLGLGGFPPDDGLFLGMGGMHGSYTANMALYECDLLINIGARFDDRLTGNLAYFAKGATVAHIDIDPVEIGKNVPTEIPIVASAKQALEVLLQSEGKKENHHEWLSLLKSRKEKYPFSYKRNSESIKPQYAIDMLYEITKGEAIVTTDVGQHQMWAAQYYPLKNPDKWVTSGGLGTMGFGFPAAIGAQIAKPDELVIAIVGDAGFQMTLQELSVLKEHSLPVKVFILNNEALGMVRQWQDEFYNQRYSHSLLSCQPDFVALANAYGIKGVRIDDPLLAKKQLKHAIELKEPVLIDCRVLQSEKVMPMVAPGKGVHQMEGVEKR; translated from the coding sequence GTAGAAGTAATTTTCGGATATCCGGGTGGTGCCGTTTTACCTCTCTATGATGCACTGTATGATTGTGAAATTCCGCATATTTTAACAAGGCATGAGCAAGGGGCAATTCACGCTGCTGAAGGGTATGCCAGAATTACAGGGAATCCAGGGGTTGTAATTGCAACGAGTGGACCAGGTGCTACAAATGTAATTACGGGTCTAGCGGACGCGATGATCGATTCATTGCCACTTGTAGTATTTACAGGCCAAGTAGCAACAACGTTAATTGGGAGCGATGCTTTTCAAGAGGCGGATATTATGGGACTTACGATGCCAGTGACAAAACATAACTATCAAGTGCGAAAGGCCTCAGATTTACCTCGAATTATTAAAGAAGCATTTCATATTGCTAAAACAGGAAGACCAGGACCAGTCGTTATTGACCTTCCGAAAGATATGGTAGTCGAGAAGGGTGAGCGATGTAGCAATGTACAAATGGATTTACCAGGATATAACCCTAATTATGAACCGAATCTACTTCAAATAAACAAATTACTACAAGCAATTGAAACCGCAAAAAAACCGTTAATTTTAGCTGGAGCAGGTATACTGCATGCGAAAGCTTCGAAAGAATTGACAAGTTTTGCCCGTAAATATGAAATCCCTGTTGTGCATACGTTACTTGGACTTGGTGGTTTTCCGCCAGATGATGGGCTATTTCTAGGGATGGGGGGAATGCACGGTTCTTACACAGCCAATATGGCGTTATATGAATGCGACTTACTCATTAATATAGGTGCAAGATTTGACGATCGTCTTACTGGGAATTTAGCTTATTTTGCTAAAGGGGCGACTGTCGCACATATCGATATTGATCCAGTAGAAATCGGGAAAAATGTGCCGACTGAAATTCCTATTGTTGCAAGTGCTAAGCAGGCGTTAGAAGTATTGCTTCAATCAGAAGGAAAGAAAGAAAATCATCATGAATGGCTCTCTTTATTAAAGAGTAGAAAAGAAAAGTATCCATTCTCTTATAAACGAAATTCTGAAAGTATTAAACCTCAATACGCGATTGATATGCTATATGAAATCACGAAAGGAGAAGCGATTGTAACAACAGACGTTGGGCAACATCAAATGTGGGCAGCACAATACTATCCGCTGAAAAATCCAGATAAATGGGTAACTTCTGGAGGATTAGGGACGATGGGATTTGGATTTCCGGCAGCAATTGGTGCACAAATTGCAAAACCAGATGAACTAGTCATTGCAATTGTCGGTGACGCTGGGTTTCAAATGACTCTGCAAGAATTAAGTGTATTAAAAGAACATTCTTTACCTGTTAAAGTATTTATTTTAAATAATGAAGCTTTAGGGATGGTAAGGCAATGGCAAGACGAATTTTATAATCAAAGATATTCACATTCTTTATTGTCGTGTCAACCAGATTTCGTCGCTCTTGCGAATGCGTATGGTATAAAAGGTGTTCGTATTGATGACCCACTTCTTGCAAAGAAGCAATTGAAGCATGCGATCGAATTAAAAGAACCAGTCTTAATTGATTGCCGTGTACTTCAATCTGAGAAAGTTATGCCGATGGTTGCGCCCGGGAAAGGTGTTCACCAAATGGAAGGAGTGGAAAAAAGGTGA